CGTGAAGGGCCATCCCGTTCAAGATAGTTCCCATTGCAAATTCACGAACACCAAACTGAATGTTACGGTTCAAGCGATTGGCGTCGTCTTGAAGTCCGTCAGTCTTGATATAAGTCATGTTTGAGTGAGCTAAGTCAGCTGATCCACCCAAGAAGGTTGGCAACTTAGCCGCCACAACGTTCAAGGCATCTTGGCTTGAATTACGAGTTGCTTGAGAGAAGCCATTTTCTAAAGCTGGGAAGTCTGCTGGAGTCACTTCAACTGGATCGCGTCCGTCGATGATGGCTTCTACTTCTGCAGCTAGTTCTGGGTGAGCTTCTTTATAATCTGCAACTAATTTTGTCCAAGCTTCATAAGCTGATGCACCACGGTCTGCAACATGTTCTTTGAAATCAGCGTAAACTTGTTCTGGAATTTCAAATGGTTCGTAGTCCCAACCAAGAGCCTGACGAGTTGCTGCAGTTTCATCTGCTCCAAGAGGAGCCCCATGTACGGCATTAGTTCCTTGTTTGTTTGGAGAACCGTATCCAATAACCGTCTTCACTTCAATCAAAGATGGTTTGCCTGAAGCTTTAGCTGTTTCGATAGCAGCATGGATTGCTTCCAAGTCTGTTCCATCTTCAACCAAGGCAGTATGCCAACCGTAGGCGTTGTAACGGTCACGAACACTTTCTGTAAAGGAATCCTTTGTCTCACCATCCAAGTTGATGTCATTTGAATCATAAAGGACAACCAACTTATCTAGTTTTTGCAAACCTGCGTATGAAGCCGCCTCACTTGAAACACCTTCCATCAAATCTCCGTCTCCACAAATAACATAAGTATAGTGGTCAAAGATATTGTAACCTTCGCGGTTATATTTGGCTGCCAAGAAACGTTCTGCCTGGGCAAAACCAGTGGCAGTTGAAATACCTTGCCCTAGAGGACCTGTTGTAGCATCAATCCCTGCTGTATGTCCAAATTCTGGGTGACCTGGTGTTTTTGAACCCCACTGACGGAAGCTCTTAATCTCATCCATGCTAACATCTTCAAAACCAGAAAGGTGAAGAAGGGCATAAAGAAGCATTGAACCATGACCTGCTGAAAGAATAAAGCGGTCGCGGTTGATCCAGTTTGGTTGAGCTGGATTGATACGAAGTTGTTTTGTAAAGAGGCTGTAAGCCATCGGAGCCGCTCCCATAACCACACCTGGGTGACCTGAGTTGGCTTTGTTGATAGCGTCAATACCTAGGAAACGAATTGCATTAACAGATAGATTTGACATAGAATTTCCTTTCTATTTGAAGTGATTATTGTATCACACATTCTATTTTACTATTATATGAAAATTATCCGTATCATGCAACATACGGATAACCTCCAAAGAATATTTTTATATTATAGCAAAGCTTTAAATTGAATGTTAGAGTCTTGTTCAAAACAATCATCAAAACCACGTGGATGATGGTATTCTACTAAGTGTTGATCTTGAGGATAAGTGTACTTACCGCCAACTTCCCAGATAAATGGATGGAAATCGTATTGCAAGCGATCTTTTCTCATTTTCCAAAGTTCTAGAATCTCATTAGTAGAAGCCATGAAGTTAGACCAGATATCATAGTGAACTGGGATAATGACTTTGGTACGCAGATTTTCTGCCATACGAAGAAGGTCGATAGATGTCATTTTATCTTGGATACCTACCGGATTTTCACCATAGTTATTCAAAGCAACATCAATTTTAAAGTCTTTACCATGTTTTGCAAAATAGTTTGAGAAGTGAGAATCTGCACCATGATAGATGGTTCCACCTGGTGTTTCAAAGATATAGTTAACAGCCTTTTGAGCCATTTCTTCATCTGTAACAGCTAAGCCAGCAAGTTCACCGCCTGTCTCATCAGCACCGTTCACTGGGAGAGTTACCAAGCAAGTACGGTCAAATGATTCTACTGCATGAATCTTCATATCTTTTAATTCGATAGTGTCACCTGGTTTAACAACGATGATACGTTCTTTTGGAACACCCCATCCTTCCCAGATTCGTCCACAGTGGTAAGGACCGATAAACTTAACATGCTCTAACTTAGGATTGTTGAGAATTGCTGCAGCTGTGTATGGGTCGATATGATCACTATGGAAGTGTGAAACTAAGTAATAGTCTAGTTCGTTGATAGCAAATGGATCGATAACCATTGGCTGAACACGCAAGTTTGGTTGCAACTTACGAACACCTGCCATATTTGCCATTTGGTGCCCACGAACCATATCTTTCACTTTTTTGGTTGATTTTCCACGGTTTGACCAAAGGTCCATGACAACGTTAGCACCACCTGGTGTCTTAATCCAAGTACCACAGTTGCCTAGCCACCACATGGCAAAATTGCCTTCAGGTACGACTTCTTCTTCGATTTCTTCGTTCAACCATGTTCCCCACTCTGGGAAAGTAGCTAAAATCCATGACTCTCTTGTAATTTCTTTGACGTTTGGCATATGTTGCCTCCTTTGGATATAATTGTTATCTTTGAAACTAGTATACCACCCTTCAAAACACTAAAAAAGACCAAGAAAAACACAGGTTTGTGTTCATCATTGGACTGTCCTTCAAATATCTTCCAAAAAAGCTTGAACTACTATTTCTTGATTTATAAGTGTTTGAACCTCTTCTTGGAACTTACTAGCCAACTTGCTGTCTACAATATAAGACGAAATAAGACTAGAAAGATTTTCTCTGAAACTTTTGCTCTCATTACGAAATATATTGTGTTTAAGATAGTCTAGCATTTTCAAAATATCTTCTGCTTCAAGGATAGGATTAACCCTTAAAATCGGAAATCTGCTATCCAAATCATCATTAGTAGTAATCACTACATCAACTTGTGCAATATCTTCCACACTCTTAAATTGTTCTGTTGTAAATACAGTGCCAATTTGCTCATTTGGAAAATAAAGTTTGCATTGTTTCAGCAAAAGTCTCGAAACCGCAACACCTTCATCACAAACGAGATAAACTTTTTTCATATTTTTTTGAGACGATGGTGTATACTTTAAAAATCCTCCAATATGAATCGTCAAATAGGCAATATCATCGTCTGTTAGCCGAATAAACCATGCTCCTTCTAAAATTTCCGCAGATTTTCTAGTGACTAAAAATAATTCTCCATACTTGGATCGAATTTGTTTTGTTAGAGGATTTTTAGAAAAAATACCGTAAGTCTTTCTAAATAACAAGGCTTTACAGTGGATCATCAAATTTCTTAACAAATCATCCTTGTTCTCAATCTCCATTCGGATTTGTGATTCAAAATACCAGATAAATTCTTCTAAAGCAAGTTTTAATTGCCGAAAATCATCACTTTCTGCATGAATATCCAAATCTTTACGATAGGAGAGGAGAAGAACAGCTACAAGAGAAACTTCAAGTTCTGACAAAGAAATTTCAAACTTTTGAAACAACCGTTCTCCTAATTTCTTAGACACCTGATACTCTATTCTTTTTCTTATCAAAGAAAATTCTTTCTCTATATCCTGATGTCTTTCTTGATACTGTTCAACATTATGACAGCTTAACAGCAAATAAGGTAGAACCTGCAACATAAAAGTTACTTCATGATGATTTATTTTCTTCCCTAAATCTTGTTCAACTAAAGGAACCTGTTCCTTAAAAAATTGGTTCATTTCAACAGAAAGCAAACACTCACCATCTAACCTCTCTTTCATCTTATCTTCTAAAATAGATACAAAAGTGGCATTTTCTTCCATAAAAATATGATATAGAAGCGATTGAAGATACTGAATTTTATTAAGAGGGTGGGCATGAAGATGGTATCCCTGTGACTTGCTCACTTGCAAGGTCACCTGATATTGTTCCAAAGTTAGTTGATAACGAATACTATTCAAATCATTGAGAACAGTATTCCTAGACACCTCTGTTAACTCCATCAATTTTTCAATCGTAATACGTTCTTTAGAAATACCTATCCATAGTAACATTATCATCATACGTTCATGCGCACTCATGATATAATCGTACGAATCTACTTCTGATAATAGTTCACAACAAGCATCTCTCTGCTCTTCCGTTAAGTGAATACCAATTCGTGGAATACTAATGATGTGAAGCGCCTCGTCACCCAAAGCAGCATTGATTTTGTCAATGTGATAATAAATTTTCCTTCTTGACTCTTTCAAATCTTTCGAAATCGCCATAATCGTTTTGGACGTTTCTTGATCCATCAAATATTGAAGTAAATCACAACTTGCCTTATCCAGTACCATATTTCATACTCCTCTATCAATCAACTGCCTTGAAAACAACTTTATAATAGTATCACATTCACTAACGCATTTCAATTATCAACAGTAGTCTCTTAATAACGAATACTTACAATTACAAAAGCGAGGCTTGGATCGAAAGGTCCTAGCCTCTTTTCAATTCAATTTCTTATTTCTTTTGACCGTAATAAGCATTTGGTCCATGCTTACGTTGGTAGTGTTTTTCTAGAATGTACTGAGGAGCAGGTTCAACTCTTGGATTGATTTGTTCTGTAAAGCGATTCATCCTTGATACTTCCTCTAGTACGACAGAGTGATAAACAGCATTCTCTGGATTTTTTCCCCAGGTGAATGGACCGTGATTGCGTACAACAATACCTGGTACTTCAACAGGATTGAGACCACGACGCTCAAATTCTTCTACGATAACCAAGCCAGTATCTTTTTCATAGGCTACTTCTACTTCATCTTTGGTCAAACTACGAGCGCAAGGGATTGAACCGTAGAAATAATCTGCATGGGTTGTTCCATAGAAAGGAATATCACGTCCAGCCTGTGCCCAACCAACTGCTTCTGTCGAATGGGTGTGTACCACACTACCAATCTCTTGCCATGCCTTATATAACTGCACATGAGTTGGGAGGTCAGAAGATGGTCTTAAATCTCCTTCTAGAACTTGGCCATCCAAGTCCGTCACCACCATGTTTTCAGGTGTCAATTCGTCATAATCTACGCCTGATGGTTTAATAACAATGACACCTAGTTCGCGATTGACTTCCGATACATTTCCCCAGGTAAATTTAACAAGTCCATGTTTTGGTAATGATTGATTGGCATTACAGACTCGTTTACGCATATCGTTTATTACTTGATTCATCTTACATCAAACCTGCTTTCTTAATTAGTGGATAGAGAAAAGCTTGCGCCTCTTGAATGGCTGCGCGTGTTTCTTCTACAGTTTCACAATTTTCAGACCACATTTCGATTAGGAAAGGTCCATTATAATTGGTTTGTTTTAAAATATCGAAAGCTTCTTCCCATTTGACACAACCTTGCCCAAAAGTTACATCTCGGAACTGGCCCTTTGAACTTTCTGTCACTGCATAAGTATCCTTGAGATGGAGAGCTGCGATGGCATGATGCCCAAGATAAAATTCACTGTAGACATCATTATGCCATGCAGATACATTACCAATATCTGGGTATACAAAGAGGTAGGGAGAGTCAATCTCTTTTTCTACAGCCAAGTATTTTTCGATGCTATTGATGAAAGGATCATCCATAATTTCAATAGCAAGCACCACCTGAGCCTCTTCAGCCCAGTCACAAGCTTTTCTCAAATTTTTGATAAAACGTTGGCGTGTCTGGGGTGACTTTTCCTCATAATAAACGTCGTAACCAGCTAATTGAATAGTACGAACTCCCAAGTCTTGGGCTAATTCAATACATTTTTTCATGAGTTCTAGAGATTTTTCCTCTAGAACTGGATCATTTGATCCCAATGGGTAGCGACGATGGCCTGAAAAACAGATAGAAGGAATACGAACACCAGTTTTATAGATTGCTTTGACAACTTCCAAACGCTCGTCCTTGCTCCAGTCCAGTCTTGCTAAACGCTCGTCACGTTCATCAATAGACATCTCGACAAAATCAAAGCCTAACTCCTTGGCAAAATTTAAACGTTCTAGCCAAGTAAAGTGTGTCGGGGTTGCCTTTTCATAAATTCCAATTGGACGTGCCATGGTTTACCTCCAAATTCGTCTGATTTCATCCTTGAAGGCACGCGCTGCTCCTGCTGGATCCGCAGCTTCTGTAATTCCACGACCTGCGATGAAGGTAAAGACATCAACGCCTTCAAATAGTTTGAGAGTATCTACATCTAGACCACCTGTTACAGACACACGGAAGCCCATGTCGATGAGTTTTTTAACCTTATTAAGGTCTTTTTCACCCCAAGTCTCACCAGCAAGAAGTGCATCACGAGATTGGTGATAAATAGCTTGTGAGATACCAGCATCTAGCCAAAGCTGAGCTTGTTCAAAAGTCCAATCGCCATAAAGTTCAATCTGGATTTCGCCTCGGTCTCCACGTTCAGCCGTGATAGCCTTTAGAGCCGCTTCCATAGTAGGGATAGTTGCACAACAGATACAAGTCATCCAATCGGCACCACGAACGGCATTATTTTTGGCAACTGTTCCACCAGCATCGGCACATTTTGTGTCTGCCACAATAATCTTATCTGGAAAAAGGCTTCGCAAGACTTCAACCAGTTCACTTCCAACTTGTAATAAGCAAACAGTTCCAGCTTCGATAATATCTACTTCCTGACCAACAGAAACAGCTGCTTTAATCGCTCCTTGCAAGTCTGAATGATCTAATGCAACTTGTAAATTAGGTATTCTTTTTGTCATCTCTTTATTCCTCTTTCTAACTTTCCAAATCCAATCCCTCGAGATAAGGGCTATCCTTAGATTCTTCAATCATCGTCAAGACATCTTCCTTAGTCTGGCAAACCTGTAAACGTGCGATAGAATCTTCTAATTCAAACAAGGCAATAATCTGTGGAATGGCTACACTTGTGTGAATTTTTGAGCTTGTTGCTGCTAGTGCCAACAAAACTGAAACTTCTTTCCCATCTGAAAATACAACAGGATTTTGTAAGGTGATCAATGAAAAGGCATCTCTTTGCACTCCAGCTTCAGGTCTAGCATGGGGCATAGCCATACCTGGCATTAAGATATAGTATGGGCCATACTCTTCAGTCGATTCAATGATAGCATCGTAATACTCTGGCAAAATTGCTCCACTTTCAATCAAGGGATCTACTGCTACCTTGACTGCTTCTTTCCAGTCTTTAGCTTCTAAACCTAGTCGGATCGAGTCATTGTCAATTAAAGCTTGTTTTAAATTCATATCTGCCTCCTTTATTTAAAGAGGGAGAAGGACAGAAACGATGACTCTCAGTTTCTATCCAGCCCCCTCCAACCTTTTACTGTAGTGCTTGACTGAGTTTTTCAGTGATTTCTTTATCATCCATCAAGTTGTCAAGCCCAATTAACTTCCCAT
Above is a genomic segment from Streptococcus sp. SN-1 containing:
- the tkt gene encoding transketolase, which encodes MSNLSVNAIRFLGIDAINKANSGHPGVVMGAAPMAYSLFTKQLRINPAQPNWINRDRFILSAGHGSMLLYALLHLSGFEDVSMDEIKSFRQWGSKTPGHPEFGHTAGIDATTGPLGQGISTATGFAQAERFLAAKYNREGYNIFDHYTYVICGDGDLMEGVSSEAASYAGLQKLDKLVVLYDSNDINLDGETKDSFTESVRDRYNAYGWHTALVEDGTDLEAIHAAIETAKASGKPSLIEVKTVIGYGSPNKQGTNAVHGAPLGADETAATRQALGWDYEPFEIPEQVYADFKEHVADRGASAYEAWTKLVADYKEAHPELAAEVEAIIDGRDPVEVTPADFPALENGFSQATRNSSQDALNVVAAKLPTFLGGSADLAHSNMTYIKTDGLQDDANRLNRNIQFGVREFAMGTILNGMALHGGLRVYGGTFFVFSDYVKAAVRLSALQGLPVTYVFTHDSIAVGEDGPTHEPVEHLAGLRAMPNLNVFRPADARETQAAWYLAVTSEKTPTALVLTRQNLTVEEGTDFDKVAKGAYVVYENEADFDTILIATGSEVNLAVSAAKELASQGEKVRVVSMPSTDVFDKQDAAYKEEILPNAVRRRVAVEMGATQNWYKYVGLDGVVLGIDTFGASAPAPKVLAEYGFTVENLVKVVQNLK
- the ulaG gene encoding L-ascorbate 6-phosphate lactonase, with translation MPNVKEITRESWILATFPEWGTWLNEEIEEEVVPEGNFAMWWLGNCGTWIKTPGGANVVMDLWSNRGKSTKKVKDMVRGHQMANMAGVRKLQPNLRVQPMVIDPFAINELDYYLVSHFHSDHIDPYTAAAILNNPKLEHVKFIGPYHCGRIWEGWGVPKERIIVVKPGDTIELKDMKIHAVESFDRTCLVTLPVNGADETGGELAGLAVTDEEMAQKAVNYIFETPGGTIYHGADSHFSNYFAKHGKDFKIDVALNNYGENPVGIQDKMTSIDLLRMAENLRTKVIIPVHYDIWSNFMASTNEILELWKMRKDRLQYDFHPFIWEVGGKYTYPQDQHLVEYHHPRGFDDCFEQDSNIQFKALL
- a CDS encoding transcription antiterminator, coding for MVLDKASCDLLQYLMDQETSKTIMAISKDLKESRRKIYYHIDKINAALGDEALHIISIPRIGIHLTEEQRDACCELLSEVDSYDYIMSAHERMMIMLLWIGISKERITIEKLMELTEVSRNTVLNDLNSIRYQLTLEQYQVTLQVSKSQGYHLHAHPLNKIQYLQSLLYHIFMEENATFVSILEDKMKERLDGECLLSVEMNQFFKEQVPLVEQDLGKKINHHEVTFMLQVLPYLLLSCHNVEQYQERHQDIEKEFSLIRKRIEYQVSKKLGERLFQKFEISLSELEVSLVAVLLLSYRKDLDIHAESDDFRQLKLALEEFIWYFESQIRMEIENKDDLLRNLMIHCKALLFRKTYGIFSKNPLTKQIRSKYGELFLVTRKSAEILEGAWFIRLTDDDIAYLTIHIGGFLKYTPSSQKNMKKVYLVCDEGVAVSRLLLKQCKLYFPNEQIGTVFTTEQFKSVEDIAQVDVVITTNDDLDSRFPILRVNPILEAEDILKMLDYLKHNIFRNESKSFRENLSSLISSYIVDSKLASKFQEEVQTLINQEIVVQAFLEDI
- a CDS encoding L-ribulose-5-phosphate 4-epimerase, producing MNQVINDMRKRVCNANQSLPKHGLVKFTWGNVSEVNRELGVIVIKPSGVDYDELTPENMVVTDLDGQVLEGDLRPSSDLPTHVQLYKAWQEIGSVVHTHSTEAVGWAQAGRDIPFYGTTHADYFYGSIPCARSLTKDEVEVAYEKDTGLVIVEEFERRGLNPVEVPGIVVRNHGPFTWGKNPENAVYHSVVLEEVSRMNRFTEQINPRVEPAPQYILEKHYQRKHGPNAYYGQKK
- a CDS encoding L-ribulose-5-phosphate 3-epimerase, which encodes MARPIGIYEKATPTHFTWLERLNFAKELGFDFVEMSIDERDERLARLDWSKDERLEVVKAIYKTGVRIPSICFSGHRRYPLGSNDPVLEEKSLELMKKCIELAQDLGVRTIQLAGYDVYYEEKSPQTRQRFIKNLRKACDWAEEAQVVLAIEIMDDPFINSIEKYLAVEKEIDSPYLFVYPDIGNVSAWHNDVYSEFYLGHHAIAALHLKDTYAVTESSKGQFRDVTFGQGCVKWEEAFDILKQTNYNGPFLIEMWSENCETVEETRAAIQEAQAFLYPLIKKAGLM
- a CDS encoding 3-keto-L-gulonate-6-phosphate decarboxylase UlaD, encoding MTKRIPNLQVALDHSDLQGAIKAAVSVGQEVDIIEAGTVCLLQVGSELVEVLRSLFPDKIIVADTKCADAGGTVAKNNAVRGADWMTCICCATIPTMEAALKAITAERGDRGEIQIELYGDWTFEQAQLWLDAGISQAIYHQSRDALLAGETWGEKDLNKVKKLIDMGFRVSVTGGLDVDTLKLFEGVDVFTFIAGRGITEAADPAGAARAFKDEIRRIWR
- a CDS encoding PTS sugar transporter subunit IIA yields the protein MNLKQALIDNDSIRLGLEAKDWKEAVKVAVDPLIESGAILPEYYDAIIESTEEYGPYYILMPGMAMPHARPEAGVQRDAFSLITLQNPVVFSDGKEVSVLLALAATSSKIHTSVAIPQIIALFELEDSIARLQVCQTKEDVLTMIEESKDSPYLEGLDLES